In Camelus dromedarius isolate mCamDro1 chromosome 24, mCamDro1.pat, whole genome shotgun sequence, one genomic interval encodes:
- the WDR90 gene encoding WD repeat-containing protein 90 isoform X5 codes for MARACQHPFLNVFRHFKVDEWKRSTKEGDVAPVTDKTLKCTVYRVRGSVSAGNYIQLPKTSTQSLGLTGRYLYVLFRPLPTKHFIIHLDVSTEDSQVIRVSFSNLFKEFKSTATWLQFPFIFEAGRSRKDLAGMIPAGTRWTCLQIDLHDILLVYLNRCYSHLKSIRLCANLLVRNLYTSDLCFDPAVTIAEARRAKLPVTPVPREMAFPVPKGERWHDHYIHIRFPSDSSETFSEPVQKSCSLPEAVLPGHVLQLLPRPVAFSKQVQDSVSLKVQKLGPTASRWAPSAPRPLPEVNLSCECSEVSSVGGPSGHCQEPFPWVDKRAAGDSIHISAHKPAVEPAAPEHTASQEFFGRKQNQQESFLPDPVLRLKGVIGFGGYSTKWALWTRDGAAVVYPCHAVIVILHVDTREQRLFLGHTDKVSALALDGSGSLLASAQARPPSMLRLWDFQTGECLSLFQSPVLTISSLSFSDSGALLCGIGKDRHGRTMVVAWATDQVGRGGEAVILAKAHTDVDIQAFEVAFFDETRMASCGRGSVRLWRLRGGELRFCPVDLGEHHALEFTDLAFRQAQDGHTLYVCSRSGHILEIDHQHMAVRHARRLLPMQTPGGPLPQKQTFSSGPGIAISSLSVSQAMCAVGSEDGYLRLWPLDFSSVLLEAEHEGAISSVLISPNGLRVLSATSLGHLGFLDVPSQEYSVLVRSHAALVVALATDCSRGQLATVSQDHTVRIWDLATLQQLYDFMSREEAPCAIAFHPTQPTLFCGFSSGAVRSFSLEAAEVLVEHRCHQGAITGLVTSPDGSFLFSSCSQGTLAQYHIGGPWCRILRMAAANVVCLDSCPSPNALAVSGDSRLLAFVGPSKYMVTVMSTASLDELLKIDVSALDLAGSCLNSAMVVCFGPTPPGHLLVSTSSNMVAVLDALSGRVVRELCCVHPVACSSLALSGDGRFLLTAADRAIKVWDYLAQASPSCQVYIGHSEPVQAVAFTPDQQQLLSVGDAIFLWDILAPTERSPPGSVQGSPKAPPTCKASLRARQLEDVVSGASGLPRQQVPVPSWASPLQLGICARPSKGLDATCSTRRARVQPTTRPDSYKHFMARYKASPLAKDLSLSPAGDEQLHLKAVVGYNGNGRANVVWRPDTGFFAYTCGCLVVVEDLHSGAQQHWVGHPEEISTLALSHYAQILASASVQSSTALHCQIRLWDVQGGSCRQLISHHSTAVQDLAFSPDDGFLVTLGDYGDRTLALWSTATCELMTSVCLLEPVHGVAFDPWDGGVLACVGRGAVTLWLLLQLGADVSLQIHQEPIPEEVGACELTSLCFGPAPLLYCGSNAGQVCVWDTRAGRCFLVWEADDGEIGVLLCSGTRLVSGSNTRRLRLWAVGAVPELRRKGSGARSHSVFMEHELTLDGAVVSAVFHDSMDMGVVGTTAGTLWYVSWAEGTNTRLISGHRSQVNEVVFSPSESHCATCSDDGSVRVWSLASMELLIQFQVLSQGSADIFPPWVPRAASAWLGAPRPADAQSSSRWWRATVMAPCGSSASPERRWSSRCTPTGLH; via the exons ATGGCTCGAG CGTGTCAGCACCCGTTCCTCAACGTCTTCAGACACTTCAAGGTAGATGAGTGGAAGCGGTCCACTAAGGAGGGCGACGTGGCGCCCGTGACG GACAAGACCCTGAAGTGCACCGTGTATCGAGTTCGGGGCTCTGTTTCTGCTGGCAATTACATCCAGCTCCCCAAAACCAGCACCCAATCACTGGGGCTGACAGGACGATACCTATACGTGCTCTTTCGGCCCTTGCCCACCAAGCACTTCATCATTCACTTGGATGTGTCCACCGAG GACAGCCAGGTTATCCGAGTGTCCTTCTCCAATCTCTTCAAAGAATTCAAATCAACAGCCACGTGGCTTCAGTTCCCTTTTATCTTTGAGGCTGGGAGGTCCAGGAAAG ACCTGGCAGGTATGATCCCTGCTGGTACCCGCTGGACCTGCCTGCAGATCGACCTGCACGACATCCTCCTGGTCTACCTGAACCGGTGCTACAGTCACCTCAAGAGCATCAGGCTGTGTGCCAACCTGCTAGTTAGGAACCTCTACACCAGTGACCTGTGCTTTGACCCAG CTGTCACCATTGCTGAAGCCCGGAGGGCAAAGCTGCCTGTCACCCCTGTACCTCGAGAAATGGCATTCCCAGTGCCGAAAGGGGAGAGGTGGCATGACCACTACATCCACATCCG GTTTCCAAGTGACAGCTCAGAAACATTCTCCGAACCGGTTCAGAAGAGCTGTTCCCTTCCTGAGGCAG TCTTACCGGGGCATGTGCTGCAGCTTCTTCCTCGTCCGGTGGCCTTCAGCAAGCAAGTACAGGACAGTGTGTCCCTCAAGGTCCAGAAGCTTGGCCCTACAGCC TCCCGCTGGGCCCCTTCGGCACCCAGACCCCTTCCAGAAGTCAACCTGTCCTGTGAGTGCTCAGAGGTCTCCAGTGTGGGTGGCCCTAGTGGCCATTGCCAAGAGCCCTTCCCCTGGGTTGACAAACGTGCAGCTGGTGACAGTATTCACATATCTGCTCATAAGCCTGCTGTGGAGCCTGCGGCCCCAGAACATACAGCCTCACAAGAG TTTTTTGGCAGAAAGCAGAACCAACAAGAG AGCTTCCTGCCAGATCCAGTTCTGAGGCTCAAGGGGGTCATCGGCTTTGGAGGTTACAGCACCAAATGG GCCCTGTGGACCCGGGATGGGGCTGCTGTCGTGTACCCTTGCCATGCGGTCATTGTCATCCTGCATGTCGACACCCGGGAGCAGCGTCTCTTCCTTGGCCACACAGACAAG GTCTCTGCCCTGGCCCTGGATGGGAGCGGCTCActgctggcctcagcccaggCGCGGCCCCCCAGCATGCTGCGCCTTTGGGACTTCCAGACTGGGGAGTGCCTGTCCCTGTTTCAGAGCCCAGTCCTCACCATCTCCTCCCTCAG CTTCTCGGACAGCGGGGCGCTGCTCTGTGGCATCGGCAAGGACCGCCATGGGCGGACG ATGGTGGTGGCGTGGGCCACAGACCAGGTGGGGCGAGGTGGAGAGGCTGTCATTCTCGCGAAGGCACACACCGATGTTGACATCCAGGCATTTGAGGTTGCCTTTTTTGATGAAACCAG GATGGCATCGTGCGGCCGGGGCAGTGTGCGGCTGTGGCGGCTGCGAGGCGGGGAGCTGCGCTTCTGCCCTGTGGACCTGGGGGAGCACCACGCACTGGAGTTCACTGACCTGGCCTTTAGGCAGGCCCAGGACGGCCACACACT CTATGTGTGTAGCCGCAGTGGCCACATCCTAGAGATTGACCACCAGCACATGGCCGTGCGGCATGCTCGCCGCCTCCTGCCCATGCAGACCCCTGGTGGCCCCCTTCCACAGAAGCAGACCTTTAGTTCAG GCCCTGGCATCGCCATTAGCAGCCTCAGTGTCTCCCAGGCCATGTGTGCCGTGGGCTCCGAGGATGGCTACCTGCGCCTCTGGCCCCTGGACTTCTCTTCTGTGCTCTTGGAGGCAG AGCATGAGGGCGCCATCAGCTCCGTCCTCATCAGCCCTAATGGCCTGCGTGTGCTGTCCGCCACCTCCTTGGGCCACCTGGGCTTCCTAGATGTCCCATCCCAGGAATACAGTGTGCTGGTACGGTCCCATGCTGCTCTGGTGGTGGCCCTGGCCACTGACTGCAGCCGGGGACAGCTGGCCACTGTGTCCCAGGACCACACTGTCCGCATCTGGGATCTGGCGACCCTGCAGCAG TTGTACGACTTCATGTCGCGGGAGGAGGCCCCGTGTGCCATCGCCTTTCACCCCACACAGCCGACCTTATTCTGTGGCTTTAGTAGTGGGGCTGTCCGCTCCTTCAGCCTGGAGGCTGCCGAGGTCCTGGTGGAGCATAG ATGTCACCAAGGAGCCATCACCGGCCTGGTCACCAGCCCTGACGGCAGCTTCCTGTTCAGCTCCTGCTCTCAGGGCACCCTGGCCCAGTACCACATCGGTGGCCCCTGGTGCCGAATCCTGCGTATGGCAG CAGCTAACGTGGTGTGCCTGGACTCCTGCCCGAGCCCCAATGCCCTGGCGGTCAGTGGGGACAGCCGCCTGCTGGCCTTCGTGGGTCCCTCCAAGTACATGGTGACTGTCATGAGCACAGCCTCGCTGGATGAG CTGCTGAAGATTGATGTCAGCGCCCTGGACCTGGCTGGCAGCTGCCTGAACTCAGCTATGGTCGTCTGCTTTGGCCCCACACCCCCTGGCCACCTACTGGTATCCACATCATCAAACATGGTCGCAGTGCTAGACGCCTTGTCGGGCCGTGTGGTCCGGGAG CTGTGCTGTGTCCACCCTGTGGCCTGCTCCTCCCTAGCTCTTAGTGGGGATGGCCGCTTCCTGCTAACAGCTGCTGACCGGGCCATCAAGGTGTGGGACTACTTGGCACAGGCCAGCCCTAGCTGCCAG GTATACATTGGCCACTCAGAGCCTGTGCAGGCCGTGGCCTTCACCCCTGACCAGCAGCAGCTCCTCAGTGTGGGAGACGCCATCTTTCTCTGGGACATTTTGGCCCCCACTGAGAGGTCCCCCCCAGGAAG CGTTCAAGGCTCGCCCAAGGCCCCTCCAACGTGCAAGGCTA GCCTCAGGGCAAGACAGCTGGAGGACGTGGTATCTGGGGCCAGTGGGCTCCCCCGGCAGCAGGTGCCTGTGCCATCCTGGGCATCCCCACTCCAGCTGGGCATCTGTGCCAGGCCCTCCAAGGGCCTTGATG CTACCTGCAGCACCAGGAGAGCCAGGGTTCAGCCCACCACCCGCCCAGACTCCTACAAGCACTTCATGGCACGCTACAAGGCCTCCCCGCTGGCCAAG GATCTCTCCTTATCCCCCGCTGGCGACGAGCAGCTGCACCTGAAGGCTGTCGTGGGCTACAATGGGAACGGGCGGGCCAATGTGGTCTGGAGGCCAGACACAG GCTTCTTCGCCTACACGTGCggctgcctggtggtggtggaggacCTGCACTCTGGCGCCCAGCAGCACTGGGTCGGCCACCCCGAGGAGATCTCCACACTGGCCCTCAGCCACTATGCTCAG ATCCTGGCCTCTGCCTCCGTCCAGAGCAGTACTGCCTTGCACTGCCAGATCCGCCTCTGGGACGTACAAGGGGGCTCCTGCCGGCAGCTCATCTCTCACCACAGCACTGCTGTCCAAGACCTGGCTTTCTCGCCAGATGACGGGTTTCTTGTCACACTGG GGGACTATGGTGACCGCACCCTGGCCCTGTGGAGCACAGCCACCTGTGAGCTCATGACCTCTGTGTGCCTCCTGGAACCAGTCCATGGCGTGGCCTTCGACCCCTGGGATGGTGGTGTGCTCGCCTGTGTGGGCCGGGGTGCTGTCACCTTGTGGCTTCTGCTGCAGCTTGGGGCTGACGTCAGCCTCCAG ATCCACCAGGAGCCCATCCCGGAGGAGGTGGGGGCGTGCGAGCTGACCTCGCTCTGCTTCGGGCCTGCGCCCCTGCTGTACTGTGGCTCCAATGCTGGGCAGGTGTGCGTTTGGGACACACGTGCTGGCCGCTGCTTCCTGGTCTGGGAGGCCGACGACGGTGAGATTG GAGTGCTGCTGTGCTCAGGTACGCGGCTGGTCAGCGGCAGCAACACCAGGCGTCTGCGCCTGTGGGCCGTGGGGGCTGTGCCAGAGCTGAGGCGCAAGGGCTCCGGTGCCAG GTCTCACTCTGTGTTCATGGAGCATGAGCTGACCCTTGATGGGGCTGTCGTGAGCGCGGTCTTCCACGACAGCATGGATATGGGTGTGGTGGGCACCACGGCTGGCACTCTCTGGTACGTCAGCTGGGCCGAGGGCACCAACACCCGCCTCATCAGCGGCCACAGGAGCCAG GTGAATGAGGTGGTCTTCAGCCCCAGCGAGTCCCATTGCGCCACATGCAGTGATGACGGGAGCGTGAGGGTGTGGTCCTTGGCCAGCATGGAGCTGCTGATCCAGTTCCAGGTGTTAAGCCAG GGGAGTGCTGATATCTTCCCACCATGGGTCCCCAGAGCTGCCTCTGCCTGGCTTGGAGCCCCCCGTCCTGCAGACGCCCAGAGCAGCAGCAGGTGGTGGCGGGCTACAGTGATGGCACCCTGCGGGTCTTCAGCGTCTCCCGAACGGCGATGGAGCTCAAGATGCACCCCCACCGGGCTGCACTGA